A portion of the Bacteroidia bacterium genome contains these proteins:
- a CDS encoding formimidoylglutamase translates to MTFDDISIFLEPSQISTNTYSDDALGGKVLFIEKKSYENEFFQKKLVILGIMEDRGNTENKGSSNAPDLIRAQLYKLKIGGYESDLIDLGNISPGFEKNDTYFATSQTIAYLLFQNATIIVIGGSQDLTYPIYKSFENLEQVVNLASIDPKFDIGTLDQEIDSDNFLGRIVAHQPNYLFNYSNLGYQSYFTDPKTIELMQKLYFDAYRLGEIKENMELAEPALRNADIVSFDLSAIRSADFLAHNQVTPNGFNGEDACKISRYAGLSDKLSVFGLFELNPDLDFRNQSTILAAEMIWYFLNGYFNRINDYPIVDKSKYTRYSVPIKEDRYEIVFYKSNKSDRWWMEVPYPSKPTNKYERHFMVPCSYKDYQVACNNEIPDRWWQTYQKLH, encoded by the coding sequence ATGACTTTTGACGATATTTCAATCTTTCTTGAACCTAGCCAAATTTCCACAAACACTTACAGTGATGATGCTTTAGGGGGAAAGGTTCTTTTCATCGAAAAAAAATCATATGAAAACGAATTCTTCCAAAAGAAACTAGTCATTCTTGGCATAATGGAAGATCGTGGGAATACAGAAAACAAAGGTTCATCCAATGCCCCTGATTTAATTAGAGCGCAACTTTATAAATTAAAAATCGGAGGTTACGAATCCGATCTAATCGATTTGGGTAATATAAGTCCTGGATTTGAAAAGAATGACACTTATTTTGCAACATCACAAACAATTGCCTATTTGTTATTCCAAAATGCAACTATAATTGTAATAGGAGGCTCGCAAGATTTAACTTACCCGATATATAAATCTTTTGAAAATCTAGAACAGGTAGTAAACCTAGCATCAATTGATCCAAAATTTGACATAGGAACCTTGGATCAAGAAATTGATAGTGACAATTTTTTAGGCAGAATTGTGGCACATCAACCTAATTATCTTTTTAATTATAGTAATTTAGGCTACCAGAGCTATTTTACCGACCCTAAGACAATTGAATTAATGCAAAAATTGTATTTCGATGCATACAGATTAGGTGAGATTAAAGAAAACATGGAACTTGCTGAACCAGCATTACGAAATGCAGATATCGTTTCATTTGATTTATCTGCAATACGATCAGCAGACTTCTTAGCCCATAACCAAGTAACTCCAAATGGATTTAATGGAGAAGATGCTTGTAAAATTTCCAGGTATGCAGGATTAAGCGATAAATTATCTGTTTTTGGCTTATTTGAACTAAATCCAGATTTAGATTTCCGAAATCAATCAACCATCTTGGCAGCTGAAATGATTTGGTATTTTTTGAATGGCTACTTTAATAGAATTAATGATTACCCTATTGTCGATAAATCAAAATATACAAGATATAGTGTACCAATCAAAGAAGATAGGTATGAAATAGTTTTTTATAAAAGTAATAAAAGTGACAGGTGGTGGATGGAAGTACCATATCCCAGTAAACCAACAAATAAGTATGAAAGACATTTTATGGTACCTTGTTCTTACAAAGATTATCAAGTAGCCTGCAACAATGAAATTCCGGATAGATGGTGGCAGACCTACCAAA